One Pseudomonadota bacterium DNA segment encodes these proteins:
- a CDS encoding transglutaminase domain-containing protein, with the protein MHYQPARVILPVLSMGLLLVAPVALGDQAVDALRSDYYTDVFEAVSTSIAYEPYSGAQRGPAQTARSRAGNALDQSVLLIEALGDSVHAARIAVGRLRDPALVQLLGATSPHLPSHLGIDHPGAYDPINDDATQKIARDHAWVEVQLDEGDDWLALDPSFPHAEPGDSFATATRHYDRLPDASHQRLTITWMQTTADGRQQRLGRIQGTVAELATAPISLVVRAIPQFAPLASEEAPPASEGLISGTPGSLLGGGGLGGGGRPTAPPNEPASETGAEPVTDEDRAVVGLEYRREASYAGQAPKALAPTPVVFDDAGSHLTREWLAIELRVPGQPVRRLTRDLFVAQDANDRPPAVRRYSVAVVAGTLTREAFEAQRSLLTADAVATARAELTTLQGETDDAAAALRLMQLEASQAITPHLINLAFASESDTLSARLARRAGVRLVHDVPRILITSAHTDVDEASAVDAELTLDLRLDELRAIPLGGMPRGAAALFQRARGMQESALEGRVLARFVEDPSQVITTARMMDIAQREGQELLLLTVDDPSAAATLASLTPTVRGRVERTLQREHQVIIPASPVAIGDTEVWGWWDVDPATGAFVGVMESGQHQAMAQYSVTLEKIGVNDAMGYVLGALTGSTATMTLYSAKMLEYGQVTPQLIAEVAAGIERLTCVTCPSFEVVVSPLAASASVESPCFEQTGVGIGTGGGVSGSISFCENYKLGISCAASLMLGTFEVEGDVEIGPNIDLDLGPLSCE; encoded by the coding sequence ATGCACTACCAGCCAGCACGCGTCATCCTCCCGGTCCTCTCGATGGGCCTACTACTAGTCGCTCCGGTCGCGCTTGGCGATCAAGCCGTCGACGCCCTACGCAGTGACTACTACACCGATGTGTTCGAAGCCGTATCGACGAGCATCGCCTACGAACCCTATTCGGGTGCCCAACGCGGCCCGGCACAAACCGCACGCAGCCGCGCTGGCAACGCCTTGGATCAATCGGTCCTGCTCATCGAGGCCCTGGGCGACAGCGTCCATGCCGCACGCATCGCCGTCGGACGCCTGCGCGATCCAGCGTTAGTCCAACTGCTGGGGGCGACGAGCCCGCACCTGCCCTCCCACCTCGGCATCGATCACCCGGGCGCGTACGACCCTATCAACGACGACGCCACCCAGAAGATCGCGCGCGACCACGCCTGGGTGGAGGTGCAATTGGATGAAGGTGACGACTGGCTCGCCCTCGACCCCTCGTTCCCCCACGCCGAACCGGGCGACAGCTTCGCCACCGCCACGCGCCACTACGATCGCCTGCCCGACGCGTCCCACCAACGCCTCACCATCACCTGGATGCAGACCACGGCCGATGGCCGCCAGCAACGGCTGGGGCGAATCCAAGGCACGGTGGCCGAGTTGGCGACTGCGCCGATATCGCTGGTGGTGCGCGCCATTCCCCAGTTCGCGCCATTGGCGAGCGAGGAAGCACCCCCGGCCAGCGAGGGCCTGATCTCGGGCACGCCGGGGTCCTTGCTCGGCGGCGGTGGACTCGGTGGCGGTGGTCGCCCAACCGCGCCGCCGAACGAACCTGCTAGCGAGACCGGCGCCGAGCCTGTGACCGATGAGGACCGTGCCGTCGTCGGGCTCGAGTACCGGCGCGAGGCGAGCTACGCGGGTCAAGCGCCCAAGGCCTTGGCGCCCACGCCCGTCGTGTTCGACGACGCCGGCTCCCACCTCACCCGCGAGTGGCTGGCGATCGAGCTCCGAGTGCCCGGGCAGCCCGTCCGCCGCCTCACCCGCGATCTCTTCGTGGCGCAGGACGCCAACGATCGACCACCTGCCGTGCGCCGCTACAGCGTCGCTGTGGTGGCGGGTACGCTGACCCGTGAGGCCTTCGAGGCCCAGCGCAGCCTGCTGACGGCCGATGCCGTCGCCACCGCCCGCGCGGAGCTTACGACCCTGCAAGGTGAGACCGACGACGCCGCAGCTGCCTTGAGGCTGATGCAACTGGAAGCGTCCCAGGCCATCACCCCCCACCTGATCAACTTGGCCTTCGCCAGCGAGTCCGACACTCTGTCGGCGCGCCTGGCACGACGCGCCGGCGTGCGCCTGGTGCACGATGTGCCGCGCATCCTCATCACCTCCGCACACACCGATGTGGACGAGGCATCGGCGGTCGATGCCGAGCTCACCCTCGATCTTCGCCTCGATGAGTTGCGCGCCATTCCCTTAGGCGGCATGCCCCGTGGCGCCGCCGCTTTGTTCCAGCGCGCTCGGGGCATGCAGGAATCAGCGCTCGAGGGCCGCGTGTTGGCGCGCTTCGTGGAGGATCCCAGTCAGGTGATCACCACGGCGCGCATGATGGACATCGCCCAACGCGAGGGCCAGGAACTCCTGCTCCTCACCGTCGACGACCCGTCGGCCGCCGCAACGCTCGCCAGCCTTACACCCACGGTCCGAGGTCGGGTGGAACGCACGCTCCAGCGCGAGCACCAAGTCATCATCCCCGCTAGCCCCGTCGCGATCGGCGACACGGAGGTGTGGGGATGGTGGGACGTCGACCCAGCCACCGGCGCCTTCGTGGGCGTGATGGAGAGTGGCCAGCATCAGGCGATGGCGCAGTACTCGGTCACGCTGGAGAAGATCGGCGTCAACGATGCCATGGGCTACGTGCTCGGTGCCCTCACCGGCTCGACGGCCACCATGACCCTCTACTCCGCCAAGATGCTGGAGTACGGCCAGGTCACGCCGCAGCTCATCGCCGAGGTGGCGGCGGGCATCGAACGGCTCACCTGCGTCACCTGCCCGAGCTTCGAGGTGGTGGTCTCGCCGCTCGCGGCCTCGGCGAGCGTCGAGTCCCCGTGCTTCGAGCAGACCGGTGTGGGCATCGGCACCGGTGGCGGCGTCAGCGGCAGTATCAGCTTCTGCGAGAACTACAAGCTCGGCATCTCCTGCGCCGCGAGCCTGATGCTCGGCACCTTCGAAGTGGAAGGTGACGTGGAGATCGGACCCAATATAGATCTTGACCTTGGCCCCCTGAGCTGCGAATGA
- a CDS encoding VWA domain-containing protein, with the protein MNTFTSLTASLLATLALIAPAHSQTAGAIGTETEPNDRAQNASAFDTTMPLQGVLTSQNTDYFRFSLSDTDTHRDILFSLDQDIRTDTCLLESDGTRIKCLRGKQHGFRGVTLSGEFVVSISGVTKLEAPVGYTLAVSAPVTNRAGHEVEPNDRTTDATRVGGTPMTVSATLSFGDKDLFRFSIPGPRRHWRIAAIGESINGVELLTSGGVSLQKRSGKQPLALDDLFLPPGDYLLTTVPSSKAEVGAYEVTITPTETALGTAYEEEPNDTKGQAQRLVIGSDFTGRLSRRDTDMYRFHLPGRARVRAVATATPGSQLNLSLDGKRVAASTGEEEQVVFEGTVHGGDHLLRLRGRSAGVDEYRLRIDLLDPLAADGAELGDVALAIVGELPTFGAYHPLGQRVRLALEVHNTGGSAQRLNVLTQTSAVGWRLRAASETLDLGPSERTQIDLVLDVLPDARTDTPVLVSVGVRHADGAIASTSTVTQAACGAPPVNARRLWSLPEALLGGTNAAWSGLGATIVDETRHSAAGIDGIVTRTTGAWLARPGDFTVDLAGTQALTVLGTVLHPTGSSKLGVQLRRFELLLSDDGNHYRSVLSGDLQADAVEQAFVLPSPESARFARLRLIDNIAEDGGAIGFGEWKLIVAESPREILSGPVNIADHAVGGHTVYSLPYVGSGCCHTTFNTEKLDGQFTGSGTPYEWVMGFRDNRAARIERLQWRDGENTGDSRRAVRKVSVSISMESPVGPWTDLAEWTLNRQQPDVADLPLAAPVWARFVRFVAAPQEGTVPHTPAQIRIFEVASDANYLSVVGEWGHGAADGPYERQLPQATPTPPTSADAGDSKSQATPLFPGDLASGTVLVGEDDDWYAVTVAEGNNQLRWRFRTAQAMEYAFALVDAEGLALRTERRHVDDALEVTATVAPGTYYLHLYEPPRSVIFSWDTSGSVGPYYDVIDHTMKAFAAGVRDGREEVNLVPFNDPAPSLMLEEWSGNAFEVSATIVNSDRRFGSSNAESALILASDELSKRDGTRAVLFITDAQTDGLRQTGDLWRLLGEVRPRVFSFELSSKGNAVPQDMMQNYAAVNQGFYDLALTAGDLQIGFDRAICMLRRAKDYQVALSVEQVDPPEPGALLVKAQSPAANQRVAAGDAVEVIVDASGSMYKKLGDRFRYQIAADVLDDLLVNDLPDGIGFALRAFGNREASSCRTDLEVPLGALDRSAARAVVADITPQAFAYTPIADAIAKVPQDLAQATGRKTVVLITDGEESCDGDVEAQINTLRSAGVDVQLNVIGFDFDAQDTQAARATFQRWAALGGGSYFDAASASELARSLTLATRVVVPFEVKADDGVTVAAGTVNGEEIPLPPGRYTVHFADDAYAPRKTQISSGATSSLVLD; encoded by the coding sequence ATGAACACCTTTACCTCGCTGACCGCTTCACTGCTCGCGACCCTGGCGCTCATCGCCCCCGCACACAGCCAGACCGCGGGCGCGATCGGCACTGAGACAGAGCCCAACGACCGAGCGCAGAACGCGAGCGCCTTTGATACCACGATGCCCCTGCAGGGCGTCCTCACCAGCCAAAATACGGACTACTTCCGCTTCTCTCTCAGCGACACCGACACCCACCGAGACATCCTATTCTCCCTGGACCAGGACATCCGCACGGACACCTGCCTGCTCGAGAGCGACGGCACCCGCATCAAATGCCTACGCGGCAAGCAGCATGGCTTTCGCGGCGTCACCCTCAGCGGAGAGTTCGTTGTCTCGATCTCCGGGGTGACCAAGCTGGAAGCGCCCGTGGGCTACACCTTGGCCGTGAGCGCCCCCGTGACCAACCGGGCGGGACACGAGGTGGAACCGAACGACCGCACGACGGACGCCACGCGCGTGGGCGGCACGCCCATGACCGTATCGGCCACCCTGTCTTTCGGCGACAAAGACCTCTTCCGCTTCTCTATCCCAGGACCGCGCCGCCACTGGCGCATCGCGGCCATCGGCGAGAGCATCAATGGCGTGGAGTTGCTCACGAGCGGTGGCGTCTCCCTGCAAAAGCGCTCGGGGAAGCAGCCGCTGGCGCTGGATGACCTGTTCTTGCCCCCTGGCGACTACCTACTCACCACCGTCCCCAGCAGCAAGGCAGAAGTGGGCGCCTACGAGGTGACGATCACCCCCACCGAAACGGCGCTTGGCACGGCCTACGAAGAGGAACCTAACGACACCAAGGGGCAAGCCCAGCGACTCGTAATCGGCAGCGACTTCACAGGAAGGCTCAGCCGCCGTGACACGGACATGTACCGCTTTCACCTGCCAGGACGTGCGCGCGTGCGGGCGGTGGCCACGGCCACGCCGGGCAGTCAGCTCAACCTCAGCCTCGACGGCAAGCGGGTCGCGGCGAGCACTGGAGAGGAGGAGCAAGTGGTCTTCGAGGGCACGGTCCACGGCGGTGATCACTTGCTGCGCCTGCGCGGGCGTTCCGCCGGTGTTGACGAATATCGCTTGCGCATTGACCTGCTCGACCCGCTCGCCGCGGACGGCGCCGAACTCGGCGACGTGGCCCTGGCGATCGTCGGGGAGTTGCCCACCTTCGGTGCCTATCATCCCCTCGGTCAGCGGGTGCGCCTAGCACTAGAGGTGCACAACACGGGGGGGAGCGCGCAGCGCTTGAACGTGCTAACGCAGACGAGTGCCGTGGGCTGGCGCCTGCGGGCAGCGTCAGAGACCTTGGACCTCGGACCCAGCGAACGCACGCAAATCGACCTGGTGCTCGATGTGCTGCCCGACGCCAGGACCGACACGCCGGTCCTTGTAAGCGTAGGCGTTCGCCACGCCGACGGCGCCATCGCCAGCACCTCGACGGTGACCCAAGCGGCCTGTGGGGCACCTCCGGTCAACGCCCGACGCCTGTGGTCGCTGCCGGAGGCACTGCTCGGTGGCACCAACGCGGCGTGGTCCGGCCTTGGCGCCACCATCGTGGACGAGACCCGGCACAGCGCCGCCGGCATAGACGGCATCGTCACGCGCACCACCGGCGCCTGGCTGGCCCGACCCGGGGACTTCACCGTGGACCTCGCGGGTACCCAGGCGCTGACGGTGCTCGGCACGGTGCTGCACCCGACCGGCTCCAGCAAGCTAGGCGTGCAACTGCGCCGCTTCGAGCTCCTACTCTCCGACGACGGCAACCACTACCGCTCCGTCTTGAGCGGTGACCTGCAGGCGGATGCGGTCGAGCAGGCCTTCGTGTTGCCTTCGCCCGAAAGCGCACGCTTTGCGCGCCTGCGCTTAATCGACAACATCGCCGAAGACGGCGGCGCGATCGGCTTTGGCGAGTGGAAGCTCATCGTCGCCGAGTCCCCTCGGGAGATCCTCAGTGGTCCAGTCAATATCGCGGATCATGCCGTCGGCGGGCACACGGTGTACTCACTCCCCTACGTCGGGAGCGGCTGTTGCCACACTACCTTCAACACTGAGAAGCTCGACGGACAGTTCACCGGCTCCGGCACTCCCTACGAGTGGGTGATGGGGTTCCGCGACAACCGTGCCGCACGCATCGAACGCCTGCAGTGGCGCGATGGCGAGAACACCGGCGACAGCCGACGCGCAGTTCGAAAAGTGAGCGTTTCCATTAGCATGGAGAGTCCGGTGGGACCGTGGACCGACCTCGCCGAATGGACGCTGAATCGGCAGCAGCCAGATGTGGCTGACTTGCCCCTGGCGGCGCCGGTGTGGGCGCGCTTCGTGCGCTTCGTGGCGGCACCGCAAGAAGGCACGGTGCCCCACACACCCGCCCAAATTCGTATCTTCGAGGTGGCGTCCGACGCTAACTATCTCTCAGTGGTCGGGGAATGGGGGCACGGGGCCGCCGATGGTCCCTACGAGCGCCAGCTGCCTCAGGCGACGCCGACACCGCCCACCAGCGCCGACGCCGGCGATTCGAAATCGCAGGCCACTCCCCTTTTCCCTGGCGATCTGGCGAGCGGCACAGTCCTCGTGGGTGAAGATGATGACTGGTACGCGGTCACCGTCGCCGAAGGCAACAATCAGCTCCGCTGGCGCTTTCGCACGGCACAGGCGATGGAATACGCCTTCGCACTCGTCGACGCCGAGGGCTTGGCGCTTCGGACAGAGCGACGTCATGTCGACGACGCCCTAGAAGTCACCGCCACAGTCGCCCCTGGCACTTACTACCTGCACCTCTACGAGCCGCCCCGCTCGGTGATCTTCTCCTGGGACACGAGCGGCAGCGTGGGGCCCTACTACGACGTCATCGATCACACGATGAAAGCCTTCGCGGCGGGCGTGCGAGACGGGCGCGAGGAGGTGAACTTGGTGCCTTTCAACGATCCCGCGCCGTCGCTGATGCTAGAGGAGTGGAGCGGCAACGCCTTCGAGGTCTCCGCCACCATCGTGAACTCCGATCGACGCTTCGGCTCCAGCAATGCCGAGTCCGCCCTGATCCTCGCCAGCGATGAGCTCTCCAAACGCGATGGCACGCGCGCGGTGCTGTTCATCACCGACGCGCAAACCGATGGCCTGCGCCAGACGGGCGACCTATGGCGACTGCTCGGGGAGGTGCGTCCCCGCGTGTTCTCCTTCGAGCTGAGTTCGAAAGGCAATGCCGTTCCCCAGGACATGATGCAGAACTATGCCGCAGTAAATCAGGGTTTCTACGATCTCGCGCTGACCGCCGGCGATCTGCAGATCGGCTTCGACCGCGCGATCTGCATGCTGCGTCGTGCGAAGGACTACCAGGTGGCCTTGAGCGTAGAGCAAGTGGATCCGCCCGAGCCCGGCGCCTTGCTCGTCAAGGCGCAGTCGCCTGCGGCCAATCAGCGGGTCGCGGCGGGCGATGCGGTGGAGGTGATCGTCGATGCCTCCGGCAGCATGTACAAGAAGCTGGGGGATCGCTTCCGCTATCAGATCGCCGCCGACGTGCTGGATGACCTCCTCGTCAATGATCTCCCGGACGGTATCGGATTTGCCCTGCGCGCCTTCGGCAATCGCGAGGCCAGCAGCTGCCGGACGGACCTCGAAGTCCCCCTCGGCGCCCTAGATCGAAGCGCTGCACGAGCGGTGGTCGCGGACATCACTCCCCAGGCCTTTGCCTACACGCCCATCGCCGATGCGATCGCTAAGGTGCCCCAGGATCTCGCCCAGGCCACTGGACGCAAAACCGTTGTGCTAATCACCGATGGGGAGGAGTCCTGCGATGGCGACGTAGAGGCACAGATCAACACCTTGCGCAGCGCAGGCGTCGATGTGCAGCTGAACGTGATCGGCTTCGACTTCGACGCGCAGGACACGCAGGCTGCAAGGGCCACCTTCCAGCGCTGGGCAGCTCTCGGCGGTGGCAGCTATTTCGATGCAGCAAGCGCCAGCGAACTGGCGCGCTCGCTCACCCTCGCCACCCGTGTGGTGGTCCCCTTCGAGGTGAAGGCCGACGACGGAGTCACGGTGGCGGCCGGCACCGTAAATGGCGAAGAGATCCCCCTACCGCCAGGTCGCTATACAGTGCACTTCGCGGACGACGCGTACGCACCGCGGAAGACGCAGATCAGCAGCGGGGCGACAAGTTCCTTAGTACTCGACTAG
- a CDS encoding response regulator transcription factor, protein MRALVADDHPMFREGICLMLSRLYTDATIDQAGDMSGVRDHLSAAEGLDLLTIDLFFPGFDHRKDLRTLRQQLPLTPIVVISMLQDEAEIRDIMSMGINGFVSKAVRPENISAAIVEVMEGETVVLKSSTRVSPQPQQEAGADPFASLSARQLDVLRLIARGQSNKEIARELGLSPYTVRIHVSAMLKALGLNSRSAAASYAASRGFS, encoded by the coding sequence GTGCGGGCTCTCGTTGCCGACGACCACCCAATGTTTCGCGAAGGTATCTGCCTGATGCTCTCGCGTCTTTACACCGATGCCACGATCGATCAGGCAGGCGACATGTCAGGCGTGCGCGATCACCTGAGCGCCGCCGAGGGGCTCGATCTGCTGACCATCGATCTGTTCTTTCCTGGCTTCGATCACCGCAAGGACCTGCGAACCTTACGCCAGCAACTTCCTCTCACGCCCATCGTGGTGATCTCCATGCTGCAAGATGAGGCTGAGATCCGCGACATCATGAGCATGGGCATCAACGGGTTTGTCTCCAAGGCCGTGCGCCCAGAGAACATCTCGGCGGCTATCGTGGAGGTGATGGAGGGCGAAACGGTGGTGCTCAAGAGCTCCACGCGCGTATCGCCACAGCCCCAGCAGGAGGCCGGCGCAGACCCCTTCGCCTCCCTCTCCGCTCGCCAGCTGGACGTGTTGCGCCTCATCGCCCGCGGGCAGTCGAACAAGGAGATCGCGCGCGAGCTCGGGTTGTCGCCCTACACCGTGCGCATCCACGTCTCGGCGATGCTTAAGGCGCTCGGCCTTAACTCTCGCTCAGCAGCCGCTTCCTACGCGGCCTCTCGCGGCTTCAGCTGA
- a CDS encoding hybrid sensor histidine kinase/response regulator, translating into MAPGTDNTTSAGHADTVQVRIQHSLLSANCALPLALFNALFAGLLALMMWGAVPVATLRAWVAVACLLSLSDILVRLVVRRTGGPSLRWPVLASDAGVGLAWLFAALAFFPTDVPALQFYFLFSIGGAALCTAVYQHYWLVACFARIGVAMPVAGWQLLTTDASFAILRAAILTAVWMVIAWLAYKLHQSLLQRLQLTATRDALLRQVAESARALDVLREDEARSRAEAEQANLAKSRFLAHSSHDLRQPLHAIRLLLETVDDSTLDEASVHVIERVRHSTDALGKLFDSLLDLTLLDTGQVSVQQRDVNVRELLMEVADDFAELARSNEVALEVQATAHQAAADPTVLRRMVQNLVANAIRHTPRGTVLLRTREMSGQLWLDVEDTGSGVAAQDQERIFEEFTRIADATAGQSGERLGLGLSIVSRLARFSNVSVTLDSAPGRGSRFTLGPFHAHLPHGAPVNPAALAAASLAGQRVVVLDDDAETLEATGRLLKKWGLAVRLADRAEHLGLDDADILICDVELGPGPDGIDVVRQAQAATASRIKPLLISGNASAALKARARAHALTLLHKPVQPAQLKSAILTLVGNDE; encoded by the coding sequence ATGGCGCCAGGCACCGACAACACGACCTCTGCGGGACACGCTGACACGGTGCAGGTACGCATCCAGCACTCTCTCCTGTCTGCGAACTGCGCCCTGCCCTTGGCCCTGTTCAACGCCCTGTTCGCGGGGTTGCTGGCGCTGATGATGTGGGGCGCAGTGCCGGTAGCGACGTTGCGCGCTTGGGTGGCGGTGGCGTGCCTGCTGTCCCTCAGCGACATCCTAGTCCGCCTGGTGGTGCGGCGCACAGGGGGCCCGTCCCTGCGCTGGCCAGTGCTCGCGAGCGATGCGGGCGTTGGCCTCGCCTGGCTGTTTGCTGCGCTCGCGTTCTTCCCCACCGACGTGCCCGCGCTGCAGTTCTACTTCTTGTTCTCCATCGGCGGCGCCGCCCTGTGCACCGCGGTTTACCAGCACTACTGGCTGGTCGCCTGCTTTGCGCGCATCGGGGTGGCGATGCCCGTGGCAGGCTGGCAACTGCTCACCACTGACGCATCCTTCGCTATCCTACGTGCAGCGATCTTGACTGCCGTGTGGATGGTGATCGCGTGGCTTGCCTACAAGCTTCATCAAAGCCTGCTGCAACGGCTTCAGCTCACGGCGACACGCGATGCGCTCCTGCGCCAGGTCGCCGAGAGCGCTCGCGCGCTGGATGTACTGCGCGAGGACGAGGCGCGCTCGCGGGCGGAGGCGGAGCAGGCGAACCTCGCCAAGTCGCGCTTCCTCGCCCACTCGAGCCACGACCTGCGTCAGCCCCTGCACGCCATTCGCCTGCTGCTCGAAACGGTTGACGACAGCACCCTGGACGAGGCGTCAGTCCACGTGATCGAGCGCGTACGCCACTCCACGGATGCCTTGGGCAAGCTATTCGACTCGCTCTTAGACCTCACGCTGCTCGATACGGGCCAGGTGTCCGTGCAACAGCGCGACGTCAACGTACGTGAGCTGCTGATGGAGGTGGCGGATGACTTCGCCGAACTCGCGCGGTCGAACGAGGTGGCCCTCGAAGTGCAGGCGACGGCCCACCAAGCGGCTGCGGACCCGACCGTGCTCCGGCGCATGGTGCAAAACCTGGTCGCCAACGCGATTCGTCACACCCCTAGGGGCACGGTGCTGTTGCGAACCCGCGAAATGAGCGGCCAACTGTGGCTCGACGTAGAGGACACGGGGTCGGGGGTCGCCGCTCAAGACCAGGAACGGATCTTCGAGGAGTTCACACGCATCGCCGACGCGACGGCGGGACAATCGGGCGAGCGGCTCGGCCTTGGCCTTTCCATCGTCAGTCGCTTGGCGCGCTTTAGCAACGTCTCCGTCACCCTCGACTCTGCCCCCGGTCGCGGCAGCCGCTTCACGCTCGGCCCCTTCCATGCACACTTACCGCATGGCGCCCCAGTAAACCCTGCGGCATTGGCCGCCGCCTCCCTTGCCGGCCAGCGTGTCGTTGTGCTCGACGACGATGCGGAAACCCTCGAAGCAACCGGTCGCCTGCTGAAGAAATGGGGCCTCGCCGTACGCCTCGCCGATCGCGCGGAGCACCTGGGACTGGATGACGCCGATATCTTGATCTGTGATGTCGAGCTGGGGCCGGGGCCCGACGGCATCGACGTGGTGCGCCAGGCGCAGGCGGCCACGGCCTCGCGGATAAAGCCCCTGCTCATCTCCGGCAACGCCTCTGCGGCACTCAAAGCCCGCGCCCGCGCCCACGCCCTGACCTTGCTACATAAGCCTGTTCAGCCAGCACAGCTGAAATCTGCAATACTCACGCTCGTCGGCAATGATGAATAA